A section of the Sphingomonas sp. OV641 genome encodes:
- a CDS encoding potassium channel family protein, translated as MELILELATATALVAATCTLHLLGIGGLMVLLNRRRHSDRADLVRQAVAIGVAAAALFLLHSAEIWLYAAFYLMVDALPTAEACLYFSTASYTTVGYGDVVLGADWRVLGAIESANGIILLGWSTAFFVAIVGRIRWLETEMKAGR; from the coding sequence ATGGAACTGATCCTGGAGCTTGCGACCGCGACCGCCCTGGTCGCCGCCACCTGCACCCTGCATCTGCTAGGGATAGGCGGGCTGATGGTGCTCCTGAACCGCAGGCGTCATTCCGATCGGGCCGACCTGGTGCGGCAGGCCGTCGCCATCGGCGTCGCCGCAGCCGCGCTCTTCCTGCTGCACTCCGCCGAGATCTGGCTATACGCCGCCTTCTACCTGATGGTGGATGCGCTGCCCACCGCGGAGGCATGCCTGTACTTTTCAACGGCTTCCTACACCACGGTCGGCTACGGCGACGTCGTTCTCGGCGCTGACTGGCGCGTCCTCGGCGCCATCGAGAGCGCGAACGGCATTATCCTGCTGGGCTGGTCAACCGCCTTCTTCGTCGCCATCGTAGGCCGCATCCGCTGGCTCGAGACCGAGATGAAGGCCGGACGATGA
- a CDS encoding universal stress protein encodes MKNVLLLIHDDEGQEARFQAALEVARALNGHVTCLDLTVIPEYVGHYAAIGEAGMLLTADHDAEQRHGRRMRIRMENEDVPFDWLEQTGFLAQTIEGRARLTDLIVLSTDDAREMYPYMTHVLGDVLVHTGKPVLAMPPSVRRLDVGGSALVAWDGSQDAEAALAAALPLLQHASSVTIFYVDDGSLATTAEDAACYLSRHGVRSTVRSEPVGYDQVGEWLICEAAGRGYDYIVMGGFGHARTMEAIFGGVTRKMLKDCQVPMLLVHRR; translated from the coding sequence ATGAAGAACGTCCTTCTACTGATCCACGATGACGAAGGTCAGGAGGCGCGTTTTCAGGCCGCGCTCGAGGTGGCACGAGCTCTCAACGGACACGTGACGTGCCTCGACCTGACGGTCATTCCGGAATACGTCGGTCACTACGCAGCGATCGGCGAGGCCGGCATGCTGCTTACCGCAGACCACGACGCCGAGCAGCGCCACGGCCGGCGTATGCGGATCCGCATGGAGAACGAGGACGTGCCGTTCGACTGGCTCGAGCAGACGGGCTTCCTCGCGCAGACGATCGAAGGAAGGGCCCGGCTTACCGATCTCATCGTGCTTAGCACCGACGACGCCAGGGAAATGTACCCTTATATGACCCACGTGCTGGGCGACGTGCTGGTGCATACCGGCAAGCCGGTCCTCGCCATGCCGCCGAGCGTGCGCAGACTTGATGTCGGGGGCAGCGCGCTGGTGGCCTGGGACGGCTCGCAGGACGCGGAGGCGGCTCTGGCGGCGGCCCTTCCCCTGCTCCAGCACGCCAGTTCCGTCACGATTTTCTATGTCGACGACGGTTCGCTCGCCACGACCGCCGAAGATGCAGCGTGCTACCTCTCCCGACACGGCGTTCGCAGCACGGTCAGAAGCGAGCCCGTCGGTTACGACCAAGTCGGCGAGTGGCTGATCTGCGAAGCAGCCGGGCGCGGCTACGACTACATCGTCATGGGCGGCTTCGGCCATGCGCGGACCATGGAGGCAATCTTCGGCGGCGTGACACGCAAGATGCTGAAGGACTGCCAGGTCCCGATGCTGCTCGTGCACCGGCGTTGA
- a CDS encoding NAD(P)H-dependent oxidoreductase translates to MDGLVTTGRARGEQIRPSHLIVYANPSPHSFDRAVVDAYRSSALEHGHGVVVRDLYELGFDPVLRADERPSTAGWTPRADVMEELVHLRSADVLVLVYPIWYGLPPAILKGYVDRVLGAGYSFRDLHDQKGQLPLAGKPLVSFSTSGLPLSWLSEKGQVLSLREIFDVYLWRGFGMKQSDHVMIENIVPNMCAAHAAAQLERVRATAARTCAMLDGSLLSEVFES, encoded by the coding sequence ATGGACGGCCTAGTCACTACGGGCAGAGCACGAGGCGAGCAGATCAGGCCCTCGCACCTTATCGTTTATGCCAACCCCTCTCCCCACAGCTTCGATCGGGCTGTCGTCGACGCCTACCGCTCGAGCGCGCTTGAGCATGGTCACGGCGTCGTGGTCCGGGACCTCTATGAGCTCGGCTTCGACCCGGTGCTCCGCGCCGACGAACGTCCGAGCACTGCCGGCTGGACACCGCGTGCCGACGTCATGGAGGAGCTGGTTCATCTGCGCTCGGCGGACGTCCTCGTGCTCGTCTATCCCATCTGGTACGGTCTGCCTCCTGCCATCCTGAAGGGCTACGTCGACCGCGTGCTCGGCGCGGGCTACTCGTTCCGCGACCTTCACGATCAGAAGGGGCAGCTTCCGCTCGCCGGCAAGCCGCTGGTCTCGTTCAGCACCTCCGGTCTTCCCCTCTCCTGGCTCAGCGAGAAGGGCCAGGTGCTCTCGCTGCGAGAGATCTTCGACGTCTACCTGTGGCGCGGGTTCGGCATGAAGCAGAGCGACCACGTCATGATCGAGAACATCGTGCCGAACATGTGCGCCGCTCACGCTGCCGCACAGCTCGAGCGTGTGCGTGCGACGGCTGCAAGGACGTGCGCCATGCTCGACGGCTCACTGCTTTCCGAGGTGTTCGAGTCATGA